A single region of the Planctomycetia bacterium genome encodes:
- a CDS encoding DUF1501 domain-containing protein codes for MIHDFDPSTPLSRRQMLARSGLGFGSLALSALLHDDRVRADDKHASAATHGTKQHFAPRAKAVIQLMQTGGPSQMDLFDPKPELQKRGGQASPFEVEKFLGGNTDTLFAGPFGFVRRGRSGMPLSTLMPETGALADEMCLVRSMYTEHNNHTEATVMINTGKTNMGRPALGAWCSYALGTENENLPSFVVLRDPKKYDTAGSLSWSSGWLPAVHQGTEFSSQGVPVPNLYSSRSISPGAYREKLDLLARLNGRHRERFPRETELEARIENYELAARMQGAAVDVLDTARETEATRKMYGLDDPTTAAYGTRCLMARRLVESGVRFVQVFCDQEGQAWDTHSKLPAELPKMCKQTDRPTAALIRDLKQRGLLDETIVLWTGEFGRLPVSQNADGRDHNRNAFSLFMVGGGFRGGTIYGATDDFGYRAVTDRVSVPDLHATILHQLGLDHHRVSIRHHGRDETLTDPAVTGAHVVEALIA; via the coding sequence ATGATTCACGATTTCGATCCGTCGACTCCCCTTTCGCGCCGCCAAATGCTTGCGCGCTCGGGCCTCGGTTTCGGCAGCCTCGCGCTGTCGGCCTTGTTGCACGACGACCGCGTACGGGCCGACGACAAGCATGCTTCCGCGGCGACTCACGGAACGAAGCAGCATTTCGCGCCGCGGGCCAAGGCCGTCATCCAACTGATGCAAACCGGCGGCCCGAGCCAGATGGATTTGTTCGATCCCAAGCCGGAGTTGCAGAAGCGCGGCGGTCAGGCCAGTCCGTTCGAAGTCGAGAAATTCCTCGGCGGCAACACCGACACTCTCTTCGCCGGGCCGTTCGGGTTCGTCCGCCGCGGGCGCTCGGGGATGCCGCTGTCGACGTTGATGCCCGAAACCGGCGCGCTCGCCGACGAGATGTGCCTCGTTCGCTCGATGTATACGGAGCACAACAACCACACCGAAGCGACCGTGATGATCAACACCGGCAAGACCAACATGGGTCGGCCGGCGCTCGGGGCTTGGTGCAGCTACGCACTTGGCACGGAAAACGAAAACTTGCCGTCGTTCGTCGTCCTGCGCGATCCGAAGAAGTACGACACCGCAGGGTCGCTCAGCTGGTCGTCGGGCTGGTTGCCGGCCGTGCATCAAGGAACCGAGTTCAGCTCGCAAGGAGTACCGGTTCCGAACTTGTATTCTTCGCGCTCGATCTCGCCGGGAGCCTACCGCGAGAAGCTCGACCTGCTGGCTCGCCTAAACGGCCGGCATCGAGAACGCTTTCCTCGCGAAACCGAGCTCGAAGCGCGCATCGAAAACTACGAGCTTGCCGCGCGGATGCAGGGAGCCGCGGTAGACGTACTCGACACGGCGCGCGAAACCGAAGCGACGCGTAAGATGTACGGCCTCGACGATCCCACCACGGCCGCTTACGGCACGCGATGCCTGATGGCGCGCCGGCTCGTCGAGTCGGGCGTGCGCTTCGTGCAGGTCTTCTGCGACCAAGAAGGCCAAGCCTGGGACACGCACAGCAAGCTTCCTGCCGAGTTGCCGAAGATGTGCAAGCAGACCGATCGCCCGACCGCCGCGCTGATCCGCGATCTCAAGCAGCGCGGCTTGCTCGACGAAACCATCGTCCTCTGGACCGGCGAATTCGGCCGCTTGCCGGTATCGCAAAACGCCGACGGCCGCGACCACAACCGCAATGCGTTCAGCTTGTTTATGGTCGGCGGCGGCTTCCGCGGCGGCACCATCTACGGCGCCACCGACGACTTCGGCTACCGCGCCGTAACCGATCGCGTCAGCGTCCCCGACCTCCATGCCACGATTCTCCATCAGCTCGGGCTCGACCATCATCGCGTTTCGATTCGTCATCACGGGCGCGACGAAACATTGACCGACCCCGCGGTTACGGGTGCCCACGTCGTCGAGGCTCTGATCGCTTAG
- a CDS encoding PSD1 and planctomycete cytochrome C domain-containing protein produces MVRKPPLQQLRAMLACAALSVCAAADGASPNANPAVANVARPDFTRDLQPLLARHCGECHGEKKKEGGLDLTHAASLLQGGQSGAAIVKSNADKSLLIERIDDGSMPPEGRPRLSKAEVAVVRDWINTAAKLEAGDGLPPLAPADADYWAFRKPQRPAVPLVANAGRVRSPLDAFVLAQLEAQQLGFSPDADPIALLRRVTFDLTGLPPTPEEVEAFAASYRRPTTQDPYEAVVDRLLASPHYGERWGRHWLDAAGYADTVKTDNDITGTTIREGIWRYRDYVVRSLNDDKPYDRFVREQLAGDEMLGIAELAKLPAESITPEMRELLVATGLLRISVDGTNNFERNRPQERNELLFDTIENVTSNLFGLTVACARCHDHKFDPISQRDYYGLVACLTPSYNLDRWLQPQNRHIIMSTAAEIAEMTAFNKELNTRAGELGGRAARLRKPYEPQDYEARLAALPEAIREDVRAAIAAQQDKRTDVQKYLFEKFDAQLKVTREDTLAAATPADRSEIERLDAEVEDVRARQRTPQKIQALFNVGDVPETRLLRRGNFLTPGPIVGPAIPRVLSDDGDGELFTIDECHQPTSGRRLAAAEALTAPQSRASGLLARVAVNRLWHYHFGRGIVATPGNLGRSGSPPSHPELLEWLAADFIAGGWKLKRVHKEIVMSSVYRQASAGRDVPSAALAADPDNRLLWHAPLRRLESEAVRDAVLAVAGSLDRTLGGPPVLLEGRLDGTVVVSKRALASPTSPWRRSIYLLARRNFGLSLLSVFDQPLMGTNCTQRNQSTVVSQSLTMLHDAFILEQADLLAERVRRTAGDARPAQIRAAYLFVLSRLPSSEESTACEAFLTKQAVHRGEAATVKTTNSTDLALADLCHLLLNTNEFLYVE; encoded by the coding sequence GTGGTTCGCAAACCGCCGCTGCAACAGTTACGCGCGATGCTCGCGTGCGCGGCGTTATCCGTTTGCGCCGCTGCCGACGGGGCAAGCCCGAACGCAAACCCGGCCGTGGCGAACGTGGCGCGCCCCGACTTCACGCGCGATCTGCAACCGCTTCTTGCGCGGCATTGCGGCGAGTGCCACGGCGAGAAGAAAAAAGAAGGGGGCCTCGATCTCACGCACGCCGCATCGCTCCTGCAAGGGGGTCAGTCCGGCGCGGCGATCGTCAAAAGCAACGCCGACAAGAGCCTCCTCATCGAGCGGATCGACGACGGCTCGATGCCTCCCGAAGGTCGCCCTCGTTTGAGCAAGGCCGAAGTCGCGGTCGTGCGTGATTGGATCAACACCGCGGCGAAGCTCGAAGCCGGCGACGGTCTTCCGCCGCTCGCCCCGGCCGACGCCGACTATTGGGCCTTTCGCAAGCCGCAGCGTCCGGCGGTGCCGCTAGTCGCGAATGCCGGCCGTGTCCGCTCGCCGCTCGATGCCTTCGTCCTCGCGCAGCTCGAAGCGCAGCAGCTCGGCTTCTCGCCCGATGCCGATCCGATCGCGCTGTTGCGCCGCGTGACGTTCGACCTCACCGGCCTGCCGCCGACGCCCGAAGAAGTGGAAGCGTTCGCCGCGTCGTATCGCCGGCCGACGACCCAAGATCCCTACGAAGCGGTCGTCGATCGCTTGCTCGCCTCGCCGCACTACGGCGAGCGTTGGGGCCGGCATTGGCTCGACGCGGCCGGCTACGCCGACACCGTGAAGACGGATAACGACATCACGGGCACCACGATCCGCGAAGGGATCTGGAGATACCGCGACTATGTCGTCCGTTCGCTCAACGACGACAAGCCGTACGACCGATTCGTCCGCGAACAACTTGCCGGCGACGAAATGCTCGGCATCGCGGAGCTCGCAAAACTTCCCGCCGAGTCGATCACGCCCGAGATGCGCGAGTTGCTCGTCGCCACCGGCTTGCTGCGCATCTCGGTCGACGGCACGAACAACTTCGAGCGCAATCGTCCGCAGGAACGGAACGAATTGCTCTTCGATACGATCGAAAACGTTACCTCGAACTTGTTCGGGCTCACGGTCGCTTGTGCCCGCTGCCACGATCATAAGTTCGATCCGATCTCGCAACGGGACTACTACGGCCTCGTCGCTTGCCTGACGCCGTCGTACAACCTCGATCGCTGGCTGCAACCGCAGAATCGACACATCATCATGTCGACCGCGGCCGAGATCGCCGAGATGACGGCGTTCAACAAAGAGCTCAATACGCGCGCCGGCGAGCTCGGCGGCCGTGCCGCACGGCTGCGCAAGCCGTACGAACCGCAAGACTACGAAGCACGCCTGGCCGCACTTCCCGAAGCGATTCGCGAAGACGTTCGCGCGGCCATCGCCGCGCAACAGGACAAGCGAACCGATGTGCAAAAGTATCTGTTCGAGAAGTTCGACGCGCAGCTGAAAGTGACGCGCGAAGACACGCTCGCCGCCGCCACTCCCGCCGACCGCAGCGAAATCGAGCGGCTCGACGCGGAAGTCGAAGACGTGAGAGCGAGGCAAAGGACACCGCAAAAGATCCAAGCGTTGTTCAACGTCGGCGATGTGCCCGAGACCCGCTTGCTGCGCCGCGGCAACTTCCTGACGCCGGGCCCGATCGTCGGCCCCGCGATTCCGCGGGTGCTCAGCGACGACGGTGATGGAGAACTCTTCACGATCGACGAATGCCATCAACCGACGAGCGGCCGACGCTTGGCTGCCGCCGAGGCGCTGACTGCGCCGCAAAGCCGCGCCTCGGGCTTGCTAGCGCGAGTCGCGGTCAATCGCTTATGGCACTACCACTTCGGCCGCGGCATCGTCGCTACGCCCGGCAATCTCGGTCGCTCAGGCTCCCCCCCTTCGCATCCCGAATTGCTCGAATGGCTCGCCGCCGACTTCATCGCCGGCGGCTGGAAGCTCAAGCGCGTTCACAAAGAGATCGTGATGTCGAGCGTCTATCGGCAAGCGAGCGCGGGGCGCGACGTGCCGAGTGCTGCGCTCGCCGCCGATCCCGACAATCGCCTGCTGTGGCACGCGCCGCTCCGTCGGCTGGAATCGGAAGCGGTTCGCGATGCGGTGCTGGCCGTGGCGGGCTCGCTCGACCGGACGCTCGGCGGACCACCGGTGTTGCTGGAAGGCCGCCTCGACGGGACGGTCGTCGTCTCGAAGAGGGCGCTCGCGAGCCCGACCTCGCCGTGGCGACGAAGCATCTATCTTTTAGCTCGCCGCAATTTCGGTCTCTCGCTGTTGTCGGTCTTCGATCAACCGTTGATGGGGACCAACTGCACGCAGCGCAATCAATCGACCGTCGTCTCGCAATCGCTCACGATGCTGCACGACGCGTTCATTCTCGAACAAGCCGATCTGCTCGCCGAGCGCGTCCGTAGAACGGCCGGCGACGCGCGACCCGCGCAGATTCGAGCCGCGTATCTGTTCGTTCTTTCGAGGCTCCCGTCGAGCGAAGAATCGACGGCCTGCGAAGCGTTTCTTACGAAGCAAGCCGTTCATCGGGGCGAAGCCGCGACCGTGAAGACGACGAACTCGACGGACCTAGCGCTCGCCGATCTTTGCCATTTATTGCTGAATACGAACGAGTTTTTGTACGTCGAATGA
- a CDS encoding DUF1501 domain-containing protein: protein MLEFLGRKNRFCDAVDRRDFLQAGFLGLAGLSLGDLLRARAANPAPAATKKSTSVILVWLGGGPSHIDMWDMKPDAPLEVRGEYASIATSLPGVRICEHMPHSARVMDKCALIRSMTHGDADHASAAHYLLTGHEPSSISKSNEMPSYGSIASKECGARRAGVPAYVAIPEPPGSGYAGYLGQAYNPFIVGGDPSDPAYQVRDLMTAGNLGLDRIEDRIGLLNRLDGLRRTVDNSGVMEGLDAFHHKAFEMITSPAAQRAFDLNQESAQVRDRYGRTTFGQSMLLARRLVEAGVTFVTVKNNGWDTHQRNFTTLRNDKLPEIDRPWGTFIDDMYERGLMDDTLVVLMGEFGRSWFITPPTSGREHWPKCYSLVVAGGGMKMGQVIGASDSRGAFPFDRPVTPEDFLQTVYGFLGIDTQKAYVNDADRPFTILSGGRRIAELVG, encoded by the coding sequence GTGCTCGAATTTCTCGGTCGCAAGAACCGCTTCTGCGACGCCGTCGACCGCCGCGACTTTTTACAAGCAGGTTTTCTCGGACTCGCCGGCCTTTCTCTCGGCGACTTGCTCAGGGCCCGCGCGGCAAACCCCGCACCTGCGGCCACCAAGAAGTCGACCAGCGTGATTCTCGTTTGGCTCGGCGGCGGACCGAGCCATATCGACATGTGGGACATGAAGCCCGACGCGCCGCTCGAAGTCCGCGGCGAGTACGCTTCGATCGCCACGAGCTTGCCCGGCGTTCGCATCTGCGAACACATGCCCCACTCGGCCCGCGTGATGGACAAGTGCGCTTTGATTCGCTCGATGACGCACGGCGATGCCGACCATGCTTCGGCGGCGCATTACCTGCTGACCGGCCATGAGCCTTCGTCGATCAGCAAGTCGAACGAGATGCCGAGCTACGGTTCGATCGCCTCGAAGGAATGCGGAGCCCGCCGCGCCGGCGTGCCGGCCTACGTGGCGATTCCCGAACCGCCCGGCAGCGGCTACGCCGGCTATCTCGGCCAAGCGTACAACCCGTTCATCGTCGGCGGCGATCCGAGCGATCCCGCCTATCAGGTCCGCGATCTGATGACGGCCGGCAATCTCGGCCTCGATCGGATCGAAGATCGCATCGGCTTGCTCAACCGGCTCGACGGTCTGCGCCGCACGGTCGACAACTCGGGCGTCATGGAAGGTCTCGACGCCTTCCATCATAAAGCGTTCGAGATGATCACCAGTCCCGCGGCACAGCGGGCCTTCGATCTCAATCAAGAGTCGGCGCAGGTGCGCGACCGTTACGGGCGCACCACGTTCGGCCAGAGCATGTTGCTCGCGCGGCGTTTGGTCGAGGCCGGCGTCACGTTCGTCACGGTCAAGAACAACGGCTGGGACACGCATCAACGCAACTTCACGACGCTCCGCAACGACAAGCTGCCGGAAATCGATCGCCCGTGGGGGACGTTTATCGACGACATGTACGAGCGCGGCCTGATGGACGACACGCTCGTCGTCTTGATGGGCGAGTTCGGCCGCTCCTGGTTTATTACCCCGCCGACATCGGGCCGCGAACATTGGCCGAAGTGCTATTCGCTCGTCGTCGCGGGCGGCGGCATGAAGATGGGCCAAGTCATCGGAGCCTCCGACAGTCGCGGCGCGTTCCCGTTCGATCGCCCCGTCACTCCCGAAGACTTCTTGCAAACGGTCTACGGCTTCCTCGGCATCGACACGCAAAAAGCGTATGTGAACGATGCCGATCGCCCGTTCACGATCCTCAGCGGCGGGCGCCGCATCGCCGAGTTGGTGGGCTAA
- a CDS encoding CpXC domain-containing protein — translation MSIFEDVTLACPACQGEVPFSAAFSINADRRPDLREAILDESLQAENCPHCGKRFRLAPDINYIDIENGQWLAAHPIDQSGQWKRYESEDRAGFDKAYGNGASATAKSIGAGLVARITFGWPGLREKIVVRQKNLDDVTLELVKLAIIRNVDSPLDQDTELRLVDADDALLYFVWFRVPSEEFIEGMQVPRSLYDEITADVEGWGALRSQFDGALYVDMNRLLIETDAE, via the coding sequence ATGTCGATTTTCGAAGACGTCACGCTCGCTTGCCCGGCGTGCCAAGGTGAGGTTCCGTTCAGCGCGGCGTTCAGCATCAATGCCGACCGTCGGCCCGACTTGCGCGAAGCGATTCTCGACGAATCGCTGCAAGCCGAAAATTGTCCTCATTGCGGCAAGCGGTTTCGGCTCGCCCCCGACATCAACTACATCGATATCGAAAACGGCCAATGGCTGGCCGCGCATCCGATCGACCAGTCGGGACAATGGAAGCGCTACGAAAGCGAAGATCGGGCCGGGTTCGACAAAGCCTACGGCAACGGCGCCTCGGCGACCGCGAAGTCGATCGGGGCCGGCCTCGTCGCACGCATCACGTTCGGCTGGCCGGGCCTGCGCGAAAAGATCGTCGTGCGACAAAAGAACCTCGACGATGTCACGTTGGAGTTGGTCAAGCTGGCGATCATTCGCAATGTCGACTCTCCTCTCGACCAAGACACGGAGCTGCGCTTGGTCGATGCCGACGACGCGCTGCTGTACTTCGTCTGGTTCCGCGTTCCCTCCGAAGAGTTCATCGAGGGGATGCAAGTTCCCCGTTCGCTCTACGACGAAATCACGGCCGACGTCGAAGGTTGGGGCGCGCTCCGCTCGCAATTCGACGGCGCTCTCTACGTCGACATGAACCGGCTGCTCATCGAAACCGACGCCGAATAA